The stretch of DNA GCAAGAGCCCAGATAACTAAAGGGTGGCTAGTCTGTTGTACAGTTGTAGCCGATTAGCCTTAAGAGGTGTGAAAACCCTTAACAGTAAATGGGATGCCAGAACACCCTGAGTGGAGTTTCAGCTCATCTTGTGGGACAGACCGTCTTTCTCCCGTTCTAGAGCCACAGAGCAAACCATGAACAGTCAACACAAGGCTACTAGAATCGGAGCCATGCTGGCTGATGTGCTGTGTGTTCTGCTGGCCGTGGGCCGTAGGCAGTTCCAGAGCGGTAGCACCTCTTTTAACTGGCAAGTCCTAATTCTTCCGAACTCACTAGTAAGAGGAATATGCAGTCTCCTGAGTCATTGTTCAAGAAGCGGGCAATGACTTGGGGAAATCCCGTTCACACAGCAGAGTCTCTCCAGACAATTGCTACTGTCCTCTGGTTAGACTGCTGTATTGTGCCTTGACTTCCTCTTACAAGGTGAAaaggtttttagttttgtttggttggttggtttttgaaaTCAATCATAGTCCGTTTCTTGTATCAatgtctttctaaaacaaaacaaacaggaaaggaagttcTTGTCCCCTTCAACGGTTAAAGCTTGTTTAAAGACGTCGACTCTCGCACAAATGGAACAGTTACAGAatagagacacagacaccagCTGGCGTTGGCACTGGGTGTTGATCAGAGGTTGATTGGGACACCTGTATGAAGTACAGCCATTGTTCTTGTGGAAGGGAGAAAACCCTGAGCAGAGCTCTTCCCGGGTTTCATGCTACCCCATCGCCAGCTAAAGGTTGCCGTGGTGTCTAGACAGCCTTGGGCAGCATCCAAGGCTGTTGTCTGCACTGCAGCATCAGGGTGGAGCCCTCTGGCCTGCTTGGGTGTGGGAGGGAGACAGGCTGGTCTCTGGTCATCGGGCACAGCATCTAGAACCGTGGCCCCTGCTCCTGGTCACGAGTCCCACTGTGCATCTCTTTACATATGGGCTACCCTATGCATTTGCATTTTgagatgaaaaaaggaaaaaaaccagaCCACCTTTTCCCTCCATTCACAGCATGAGAACTTCAGGAAAAAACAAATTGAGGAACTCAAGGGACAGGAGGTTAGCCCTAAAGTGTACTTCATGAAGCAGACCATCGGCAACTCCTGCGGTACCATTGGGCTGATCCACGCCGTGGCCAATAATCAAGACAAGCTGGAATTTGGTACTTGTGGCTTAATCATTTGGTCATccgctattttttttaattggtgtgGGTGTATGCCACAGCATGCCTATGGGGGTTAGAGTACTCCAGCTTTGTGGACCCTCCCCTGCTACTTGACGTAGTTTTGGGGCGGGGGCCACACTTGCCATCTAGCTGGTCCTCAGTCACCTGCTATTTAGAATTGAGATGTTGGGCTCGGAGTGTTCACAGTTTAACAGAGTTTATGTCAaccacatataaacatacacacacatgatggGACAGGACACGATCTCACTCTAACTGGCTGGCctggctggccacgaactcaaggtgatccccttgcctcagcttcctgctgggacttccaggtgtgtgcctccacacgGATCTTTAGAGGTGTTTGAAGCCTGTCAGTCACACAGATGACTCACCCAGATTCCGTCCCATGAATGGAGTTCTGCCGTTCCTTTTTTGAGGGGAGGAAACTAATTTTCTAAGTTCGGGCTGCCTCTCCTACACAGTGAGCTTCCTGGgtagcttttccttttttcctttctcttttctcgcAGCTTTGTGGGGGCGTAGGTGAGAAAAGGAACACTTGAGGGCCAGCTGCTGTAAAGGTTCTCATGtacacttctttttgttttgtttgggtttttcaagacagggtttctctgtgcagttttggtgcctgtcctggatctcactctgtagcccaggctggcctcaaactcacagagatccgcctgcctctgcctccggagtgctgggattaaaggcgtgtgccaccactgcctggccacttttaattcttaaaattctAAGAAATGGTGACAGGCCCTACTGATCCACATTTTCTGGCTGTCTGCAGCGATTCTGTCTGCTAATGGGCAGAGGGCCCAGCATAGCTGGGAGCCGCTGGCACAGGAAGGCGTAGCGATAGGTTGAAACCTTGAAGGATGCAGCTGAGAGCAAAGTCAGGTGGAGGCCTTCGCCCTCTTCCAGCAGAAGCTGAAGGGGATGTAGGGAGAGAGGTCTGAGCCCTTAAGCTTGTGAGAGGAGCAAGAGCCAGCAAGAAAATGTTAACACTCACGGAGCAGTTACGTGTGATTTAGGCCAAGAGTCAGCAAAGTTTCTTAAAATGCCAGAGAGTAAATCTTTTAGGCTTTGAGAGCTGTGTGGTCTCTGACCTCTGAAAACCTGCCATTGCTGTGCTGGAAGCAGATGGGCGTGGCTGGGGTGgattaaaactttatttataaaaaggaaataatagtAATTTGCCACCCCCTAATTTTGAATGGCTACAAAGTGAATATCCTCCTTAGCACTGTTGCTCCTGCAGATCAAATAAAGACCCAGCTACTcaggatactgaggcaggaggatcacttgagttTATTCAAGGCCACTGAGAGACCTGTGTCCAAAAAAAATTTATAGCTCAATAGTTCTTTGTCCAgcagtacaaggccctgggttattctcacacatgtacactaacatataaaatcattttcactAAGATGCTTGGATTAAAAAGTACCCTGgtgtacattttaaattaaaatgcttGCTTGTCCATGAGTACGTAGGTCTAGAAGTTCTTTTTCCAGTATGGATGTGATGAAGCTGGATCAGAAAGCTGTAtctttgtcctttttatttcctctgaGAAGCCTTACTTTATCTAGAGTCTGTTCCTGGGATCAGGCTGATAATGGAATGGTAGAACCATGGTAGAGCTAAGGTCCAAGAGTTCATTTGACTCAGCCCTTCTTGTGGAGTTAGAGGATCCCCATCAGTTCcaggttttggttttctttctttattttcacagtgatagggatcaaacccagggctgggCAAGTACTGTACTATGCAGCCCACCCTCAGCCTCTCCAGATTTTTAGGTGATCACCATTAACTGAATTTGTTAAATCTAGAGCTGGCAGTTGAGCTGAGGTCATTTGGAGTTGTTCTTGTAGCTGGGTCGGTTTCCTGCCTCCTGTCCTTATTTCACTGAGCAGTAGCCGTGCTGACACCAAAGGCCGTAGGTCAGCACTGGGCTCTCAGCCAGAGAGCAGGGTCTTTGCATTTCTATGGCCTTTATGCTAATGGTATTCTGTATTCCGTTTGCCTGTCTGAAATAGAAATCTGGGTTTTGGGAACTGTTCCTAGATTAGAGTGTTATCATGgcaccatatacatacatacacatatgcatacatatatatacatatatattacatacatacacacatatatatacatatatatataattccatTTGCCTGTCTGAAATAGAAATCTGGGTTTTGGGAACTGTTCCTAGATTAGAGTGTTATCATGgcaccatatacatacatacatacacatatgcatacatatatatatattacatacatacacacatatatatacatatatatataattccatTTGCCTGTCTGAAATAGAAATCTGGGTTTTGGGAACTGTTCCTAGATTAGAGTGTTATCGTGGCACCATCTGTATATATAATAGATGTTCCATTTGAACTGGGAAGTGGTTCAGAGTTATCCACAGACATAGCAGGTGCTGCTTTTAAGGGACTAGGACCCCACAAATACATGATTCAAGCATATGGGTCCTGTAAGGAAGTGGTGAGATTTGAGATATGAGAGGGGCAGGAATTGGGGTGTCGGGGACCAGGTGAAAGAACGTGTGCATCGGAAGTGTGGACCAGCCTGATTGCAGCTGCAAGGATGGTGGGGAAGCTCTGGGAAAGGGGGGCAGCTTATCCACATCCCTGGAGGCCGTGTGTGGATTGAGGTGGTTCATAGGGCCAGCTGTGTAAAGGCCTAAGTGGGCAATAAACGTGTGCCCTCTGCCGTGGTCTGATCTGTGCTAAtgtgtccttttctttttaagaggatGGATCAGTCCTGAAGCAGTTTCTTTCGGAAACGGAGAAGATGTCCCCTGAAGACAGGGCGAAGTGCTTTGAGAAGAATGAGGTAGAAAGGGCTTCTGTACACCACTCTGAAATCGTTCTGGAGGGCTGCACTGCACGCTAATTAATGGCTTTCTCTCTTCTGCAGGCCATTCAGGCAGCCCATGACTCCGTGGCCCAGGAGGGCCAGTGTCGGGTAAATACCAATGCCGAGTACAGGCCTGAGCcaggctgccccacccccacgcccTCTGTTTCCTGTTGGCTATTTATAGGTATCACTTACTGCAATGCAGTGACCACCAAGTGTTGTCCAACAAGGCCAACTGACCCCAGAAAATCCTCCTTTTATAACATCCAGACTTGATCTGTTCCCCTCAGATAGTTTGAGAAATCTACTTGGCAATCAGTGGTCAATTCTGTGATTGGCTTCTAAGAGCCTGTAGCACCAAAAAATAAGTAAGCCATAGTGAATGAAGAGACCCTCTGCAAAATTTAACTTAGAATTCTGCCAGGGCCTGCACTGCCACAATTGTGTCTTCTGCCTTCTGAACTTAAGGCAAGATACCCTTCCCTAGGCCTGATCTCCTTCCCACTGAAAAGCATGCAGCTCATAGGCCTGCagagctgctcctgccccccccccccattccagcATTTCTGCCTTAGTAGGTTCAAATGAAGTATATTCCACTTGGAGAGTgagagaatatttttaataagttCATCTGCTacctcattaatttttttttcttgactcttttttttttttcaggtagatGACAaagtgaattttcattttattctgttcAACAATGTGGATGGCCACCTCTATGAACTTGGTATGTAGTGCTCCATTTTGGAATCCAGTAGACTATCATGTATTTGTTCAGACTTAATCTGCCTTACAGCATTGGTGTGTGACTTCCTGGCAGTATGTATGCAGTGATTTATGAAGCCATAACTGTGTGTCCCAATGGAAACATTTAGCCCTCTGTCACACCCAGGTGACCCTCCTCAGGCAACTGAAATACCCAGTGAATGGCTTCAGTGACAGGCCAGTGAGAGGGGTAAATCAGACTGGCACCAGTTGTAGAGATTCATGGTGTTCCTCACCCCACTCACCTACAGTGCCCCTAACAACATCCATTTCCACAAGGATCAGTGCCTGAATATGACTTTCTGTAATAGTTCAGAAAATGCTTCTGTAAAGTGAATTTGGTAagattgtttgagacagggtctctttacatatacctggctgtcctggaactcactgtgtagaccaggctggcctcaaactcacggagatccacctgcctctgcctcctgagtgctggaattaaaggtgtgcaccaccatccccaGGTTGTAAAGTGAATTTGGATCTGTTGGGCATCAGTTCTACTTGTGGGAATTAAAAGGAATCTCCATCTTGTAAAATCCATCCCTTTTAGTGGAAAAGACTTGCAGCTGTATCGTCTCAGACTTAGACTCCCCAGGGCAGAGGGGCAGGGAAATCAGCAGTCACTAAAAGGCAGTTGGAAACACAGAGCACTCTTTCCTGTAGAGACAGCCTGATGTTGTTTTAGCTAAAAATGGGTGTGCAGTTCCCCATTAGGGTAGCCGGGTCAGGCCTGtgttgtaactagagttttcctgccttgcccacagtcaggacaaatctctctcacctgccagtctcacagccactcagacccgaccaagtaaacacagagacttatattggttacaaactgtatggccgtggcaggcttcttgctaactgttcttatagcttaaattaatccatttcctttaatctataccttgccacatggcttttggcttaccggcatcttcacatgctgtttctcattgtggcggctggcagtgtctctgactcagccttccacttcccagctttattctcctccttgtcccgcctatacttcctgcctagccaatggccaatcagtgttttatttattgaccaatcagcaacacatttgccatacagaacatcccacagtactgtGTGATCTCAACTGTAGACTAGAATTGTCAGTGACCATCTAGGAGCCACTTAAACCTCATGGCATCCTGTCGCTTCCAGGGTTTCCCTCGTTGGAATGGTAGCAGCCTTTGGAAAAATGTAAAAATCCTTCTGGGTTGGGCAGCTGCCATATCCTGAAAGTGTGCAGGGAAAGCTGACACCCTGGGCTTCTTTGTTCTAGATGGGCGAATGCCCTTTCCAGTGAACCATGGCACCAGTTCCGAGGACTCTCTGCTGCAGGTAATCCCTGGAATGCATCTCTGTCCGTTGCAGACACACACCTTTCAGCTACTTGTGTGCATTGTGCTGACATTCAGAATGCCAGCGCTAGTTGTGTTGGTTAGTAGCATTCCTTGGGGCTTAAAGATCATGTAAGTCATTCCATCTGCCTCGCTGTATGGCAGGTGGCTTTAAACAGGATCCTTCAAGGAAGGCCTGACTAATCTGTTTCGTGTGCCACCTTTCGTTAGAATTGGCTCGAAAGCCATTGCCTGGCTTTAGTGTGGGATTAAGGTAGCCATTGTTTGCCTGTCAGGTTACACCATCACTGAAGAGTGGAGTATCAATTTCCTCTACCTTCCCTAGTCCTCCAAGGCTTCTGCGTGTGGGTCAGCCTTGTTAGGTACATATTACAAATTTTGGCTaggtaaattgtatttttttcttcccacatGGTCTGCTGGTATTGGAGAGCAGGGGATTCAGGATCACTtggccagagaggtggctctATTCAGAGTGTGtactgcctttgcagaggacccaagttcagtttccagtaccagcctccgggcagctcacaactccctgtgaTTCCAGCCTCAGGGGCATCCGCAagcatgcacaaacccacacatacaCCTACATACGCATAACTAaaataaggggctagagagacggcttcACCGGTCAGAGGGCTGATGCACTTGCCGAGGATCTGGGTCTGATTCCTAACACCATGTGGTGGCTCCCAATCATCTATGACTcatttccaggggctctgatgccgtTTTCATGCCTCATGCAAGTGGTACCTAgatattcatgcaggcaaaactcatatacttaaaaaattaaaaaaaaaaaatcttgaagttTCAGGAGGACCATGCACCTCTCCTGTTAGAAGTAACTACTGAAGACTCAGTTCTGAACTgttctaggcttttttttttttttttaaagatgtatttattatgtatacagtgttctgcctgcatgtatgcctacccgccagaagagggcaccagatctcactacagatggttgtgagccaccatgtgggtgctgggaattgaactcaggacctctggaagagcagtcagtgctcttatcctctgagccatctctccagccctgttccaGGCTTTTTTGGCCTAAAAACGAGCCTTTAGAATAGAATCGTCA from Peromyscus eremicus chromosome 10, PerEre_H2_v1, whole genome shotgun sequence encodes:
- the Uchl1 gene encoding ubiquitin carboxyl-terminal hydrolase isozyme L1, translating into MQLKPMEINPEMLNKVLARLGVAGQWRFADVLGLEEETLGSVPSPACALLLLFPLTAQHENFRKKQIEELKGQEVSPKVYFMKQTIGNSCGTIGLIHAVANNQDKLEFEDGSVLKQFLSETEKMSPEDRAKCFEKNEAIQAAHDSVAQEGQCRVDDKVNFHFILFNNVDGHLYELDGRMPFPVNHGTSSEDSLLQDAAKVCREFTEREQGEVRFSAVALCKAA